One genomic window of Diospyros lotus cultivar Yz01 chromosome 8, ASM1463336v1, whole genome shotgun sequence includes the following:
- the LOC127807962 gene encoding protein SENSITIVE TO PROTON RHIZOTOXICITY 1-like, whose product MEMDLKKGPLADSWRKSSSLENDLPKKVPPDHQSFTTFDLQQYQQKLEDPSVQDYVMGIEPQFSEFGQPSGAASSVSGNPSNKTKISDWQDAQMNELLDESRNQDWDPSAMLNNLSFLEQKIHQLQDLVHLIVGRRGQIVIRPDELATQQQQLITTDLTSIIAQLISIAGSLLPSMKQTLSTNTSIAQFGQLGGMIFPSSPNLNGDALPQNINGSKVSDQSNHADLTGSCKTEQNYNEEHESKDEEDVDEGENLPPGSYEILQLEKEEILAPHTHFCTICGKGFKRDANLRMHMRGHGDEYKTPAALAKPNKESNLEPMLIKRYSCPYTGCKRNKDHKKFQPLKTILCVKNHYKRTHCDKSYTCSRCHTKKFSVIADLKTHEKHCGRDKWLCSCGTTFSRKDKLFGHIALFQGHTPAIPLDETGKGSMNGPSDRSEGNEATNNVGMTGLNFGSNVPGGSGIQNSVDDPASILSPLTFDTSTLSGFHEFPRPPFEDSETSFSFLLSGSCNYPRKTTGNSGSNNLD is encoded by the coding sequence ATGGAAATGGATCTTAAGAAGGGGCCGCTCGCAGATTCATGGAGGAAGTCTTCTTCTCTCGAAAATGATTTACCAAAGAAAGTTCCCCCTGATCACCAATCTTTCACCACTTTCGATCTCCAGCAGTATCAGCAGAAGTTGGAAGATCCTTCAGTTCAAGACTATGTTATGGGGATAGAACCCCAATTTTCGGAATTTGGCCAACCTTCTGGAGCCGCATCATCAGTTAGTGGCAATCCCAGTAATAAAACCAAGATCTCAGATTGGCAGGATGCTCAGATGAATGAATTGCTTGATGAAAGTAGAAATCAAGATTGGGATCCAAGTGCAATGCTGAATAACCTTTCATTCCTTGAACAAAAGATCCATCAACTCCAGGATTTGGTTCATTTGATTGTTGGCCGGAGAGGCCAAATCGTGATTAGGCCTGATGAGCTTGCAACTCAGCAACAACAACTTATAACTACTGATCTGACTTCAATTATTGCTCAGCTGATTTCCATTGCAGGTAGTCTTCTCCCCTCCATGAAGCAAACCCTCTCCACGAATACTTCCATCGCCCAATTTGGGCAGCTTGGTGGAATGATTTTTCCTTCATCGCCAAACTTAAATGGTGATGCTCTTCCACAAAATATTAACGGAAGCAAGGTTTCTGATCAGTCCAACCATGCCGATTTAACTGGAAGTTGCAAGACTGAACAGAATTATAATGAAGAACATGAGTCGAAAGATGAAGAAGACGTGGATGAAGGGGAAAACCTCCCCCCTGGTTCCTATGAAATATTGCAActggagaaagaagaaattcTTGCACCTCACACCCACTTCTGTACGATTTGTGGGAAGGGATTCAAGAGGGATGCTAATTTACGGATGCACATGAGAGGTCATGGGGATGAATATAAAACTCCGGCAGCACTTGCCAAACCCAACAAGGAGTCTAACTTGGAGCCAATGCTTATCAAGAGGTATTCCTGCCCATATACTGGTTGCAAGCGGAACAAAGATCACAAAAAGTTTCAGCCTTTGAAGACCATTTTGTGTGTGAAAAACCATTACAAGAGGACCCATTGCGACAAAAGCTATACTTGCAGTAGGTGCCACACCAAGAAATTCTCAGTCATTGCAGATCTCAAAACACATGAGAAGCATTGTGGCCGGGATAAATGGCTTTGTTCCTGTGGTACAACTTTCTCAAGAAAAGACAAGCTCTTTGGACATATTGCTCTATTCCAGGGCCATACTCCTGCCATTCCTCTCGATGAAACTGGTAAAGGATCAATGAATGGGCCTTCTGATAGAAGTGAAGGCAATGAAGCCACAAATAATGTTGGGATGACCGGGCTCAACTTTGGCTCGAATGTTCCTGGTGGAAGTGGAATTCAAAACAGTGTTGATGATCCTGCCAGTATTTTGTCACCATTGACCTTTGATACGAGTACTCTTAGCGGGTTTCATGAGTTCCCACGACCTCCATTTGAAGATTCAGAAACTTCATTTTCATTCCTTCTATCTGGATCATGTAACTATCCTCGAAAGACTACAGGTAACTCAGGTTCCAATAATCTTGATTAA
- the LOC127807964 gene encoding uncharacterized protein LOC127807964 — translation MEDLKSAMEGHMDQMADLIQKLTAEFRSGLRPAYDNFLGFFHAIDWTEPWLICLMLFHVLLLVMAIISRKNTNFQMCLFLLALAGVCFAETLNSFLKDNWKRFAGQNYFDPHGLFLSVLWSGPLLVIAIIILVNTLFSLCYLIVRWKKAELRHRARLAQRKED, via the exons ATGGAAGACCTAAAATCGGCAATGGAGGGGCACATGGATCAAATGGCAGATCTGATCCAGAAACTCACCGCTGAGTTCCGCTCCGGCCTTCGACCAGCTTACGATAACTTCCTGGGCTTCTTCCACGCCATTGATTGGACG GAACCTTGGTTAATTTGCTTGATGCTGTTCCATGTTTTATTGCTGGTAATGGCAATTATATCCAGGAAGAATACCAACTTCCAGATGTGCTTGTTTCTACTTGCAT TGGCTGGTGTATGTTTTGCTGAGACACTTAATAGCTTTTTGAAAGACAACTGGAAGAGATTTGCAGGCCAGAATTATTTTGATCCACATGGACTCTTTCTCTCGGTGCTCTGGTCGGGGCCTCTTCTTGTCATTGCAATCATAATACTG GTGAACACACTCTTTTCCCTGTGCTATCTAATTGTCAGGTGGAAAAAGGCTGAGCTCCGACACCGCGCAAGACTCGCCCAGCGCAAGGAGGATTAA